Below is a window of Anomaloglossus baeobatrachus isolate aAnoBae1 chromosome 8, aAnoBae1.hap1, whole genome shotgun sequence DNA.
aacaccagcactatccatggtgggaatactgcattgcctggcgatcggagcagaagtcacaggagcggactccggtggggacatgacagtagcgcatggctactttactatacctagacaccacctctatgcctatagctgccgtcgttggcggtggacagtatatgggtggacacacactatatatactgtatgtatgtatgtatatatatatatatatatgtgtatgtatatgtgtacatagGGTTAGGGGTTGTATATAATTGTATTGAGGCTCTCAATAAAACATGTTTTCATCACAGCAGATTTCCCAAGGTAAAAATATTAAGGAACATTGGCTGTATGGCTAATTTATACTTTTATGGATGCTTTCATCTGCTTCCCGAGAACTCTCATCCTAGGTTTTATCAAACATCAAATCTGGCATTAAAATCAGGGTTGGGATCCCACTTCCCGTACGTGTATTTGAGCTTTAGCCACTGATTTTCCATTCATTCTAGGAATAACAATGTTTTATGTTGACAGAACAACCGGTTGGAGAAGATTCCCGTCGGAGCGTTTAGCAACCTTTTAGGTTTGCGTGAACTTTACCTACAAGACAACTTCCTTTCCAATGAAGGCATGAATAACGAGACTTTTATGTAAGTGAATTTTCATTTGCGTTTCTTGCTGGAGAAATAGTTATTGTTTTATAAAATATACCGAAATAGGGAAAGATCTAAAATTCTTGATTTGTATGTGGGTCAATTGTAAGAAAATGAGTTTTTAAGGCAGAATGGTTCTTGCGTTATGGCTGTATCTATTCATCTCCCTCTCATTCAATATACTCTCTCATCCCTCGGTTAAACTTGATGGACAAAGGTCTTTTTTCTCCTAAATATTTAGCTATttattataactagggatgatcaaatatctcaaatattcggcaatattcggcttcgtgaaaatCCGAcgtaggtcgctgctatgcgaatattcgatgcgcaatgtaagtctatgggaagcccgaatagttgctattcggcaactatttgggtttcccatggacttacattgtgcatcgaatattcttaaatagtcgaatagcggcgacctattcggtgaatatgggcgttgctgaatatttgaggtattcgatcatccctaattataacctATCGATTCATTGTAAACAAAAAATTCCATATACGTAAAGTTGGCCAAACACATTGCACCACCATCGGCTGAACCTGCTAAACTCAGCGGGATCGGATAACCATTTAGTATGTATATGATGTTCGACCAGTGTTCTTTCATGAAGGTTGGAGGATCAGCCATGTTGAATATTAATTCTCAATCCTTCTATATTCAGGGGGTATAAGCCAAGGAGGTGTCTGGCATCTACCATTTGGCATTTACATTACTGGCATCTACATATTTGGCAGAAGAACCTTTGGACTCTCACGCAGCGTGACCCGAGTGTGACTATTCTGTCTGCACCCCTTGCAGCTATATCTTTATTACAACTAGTACAAAGCTGCAGATCCATGTGTGGAGAAGTCCCTATTATTTCCAAATTTCAGGGATTGACACCTAGGAAGTTACTGAGTGTGAAAAATTTTCCTGTGACCATGCTTTTGTTTTCTAGTTCATGTCCACACTGATGCTACAACCGTTTCACACTCCCATTACCTGCCCCATGATTGTCCGTTTTTACACCTGGGCTctgtttaaagagaacctatcatctGATGCATGCTGTCCAAACCCCAGGCAATAAGAATCAGAACCTTGCTAAGTATATTATTGTCTGAAATGCTCCAGTGTATCACAAGCGTTTAAGGTTCTGGTGGAAGACCATAGCTAGAGACGAGACTagtagggatgagtggacctgtggaagtttggttcagtgggttcagctggactttagataaagttcgatttGGGACCCAAAGTTGACCtgaacccaatggaagtcactaattgggcattttgggtctccgcccacatgcagccagccataaccgATCACTTTTACAGGAGGGAGGGcaagattttttcatttttttggtttggtgcacactacatttgatcacgttgttgttacccccagtgggagctgttcaaacactgcaagcggctcgtactgggacgagcaccgagtgtacccgagcacagtgatactcacgcaagtggtgttcatacgtaaagcacccgaactctgggagttttttttgctgtgtttggtactaacactgaacctcgggttcgctcatctctagaaactAGACCACCTCCACCTCCGGTTGGCTCTAGGTGGGTTACAGTTCTGTTTCTATGGGAGAGATCTGTCCATAACCTGCAGAGATGTCTCTCGCAGGGGAACTTCTAACTATATTTTCTTCAAAAGTTTCAGTGAAAAATATACCTGGTTGGAATTGTGCAGcccggctctgattcatgctgtcccAGCACTTTGGGCATCATAAATCAGGTGCCAGAGCAACCCAACATTAAGCACAAGAAACCTCCCATTAACGATCCTTTCCAGGACGTTTTGGCAGTACATGAGAGATTTCCCATGAATGTCTCTAGGTAGAGGTGGCTCTTATGCTATATGGGTAACATTTCTAGGCAAAAAAAGTTGTGTGTTTTTTCTCGAAGACTTTTTAAGCACATCTTGATGGTTCTCAAATTTTCCTCCTCTTATGAATCCATTATCTATGACTAATACATTGATCACTGGTGTTATTCTTGTCACTTCAGGAACCTAAACAGATTGGAGTACCTGGATCTCTCAAGCAATAACCTGACACACATTCCTAGTGGGCTACCACGTAACATTGTCATACTTCATCTGGAAAAAAATTCAATCAGAAATATCTCTAATAATGTTTTGACCCAGATTAGAAACCTGGAGTATCTCCTGCTTCATAACAACAAGCTGAGGGCACGAGGGATCCATCCGGCAGCTTTCAATGGATTAAAGAAATTGCATACTCTTCATATGTACAACAACTTGTTGGAGAAGATACCATTCGGACTTCCACGGAGAGTGAAGACACTTATGCTTCTTCACAATCAGATCACTGGTATCTCTAAGGATGATTTTGCCACGACTTATCTCCTGGAGGACTTGAACCTGAGATATAACAAAATTATAAGCAGCTCAGTACATAGAGATGCCTTCCGGAAACTGAGGCTCCTCAAGACCTTGGAGCTATCCGGTAACTATTTGAGATCTGTGCCACATGGACTACCCAGAAATTTGGAAATCCTGAGACTAAATGACAATGAAATTAGTTCCATACCACAAGACACGCTAACTGGGATGTCGAAACTGAAAGAACTGTATATGAAAAACAATAAACTCAAGATCAGCTCcatatacaccggggcctgggtggAGCTCACTAGCCTCCAGGTGAGATCCTTAACCCTTAGGAGAAGTTATTAACTAATAATAGAAAATATGGATTATGACCAATGTGTAGACGTTTTAAGACAAAGCATGGTCACTGATTTGTGCCACTTTCTAATTATGGGGAAGTTGTTAGTGTTGAAACCTTCCAAAATTTTAGGGTTTTTAAGGTATTAGACTATTTATGGTCTACAGCGTCTTCAACGATGACATTCTGCTATCCACTTTATACTTAGTTGTCCCATTTAGTTCAATAGGGCGGCAAAAAATTAAAGAGGATGCGGCGCTTACACGATCTCAGCATCTTCTCTGGAGTCCAAGAGTCAAGATCTCCACCTAAAATTGATGGCCTTTCCAAACGAAAGGCCATCAGTATTGTAAACttggaaaaaccctttaatgaCAAGTCATTAATCAAGGCACTTAGTGTATAAACAGCCTAATACTATTTTCACCTGTGTTTGAAGGTAATGCTGGGCATGTGCACTGGCTAAGGATATGCCGGGTACATATGCAAGGAGCCCTTTTTCTGTCAGAGTGGTATGCAATGGTCTATGTTTTCCTAAATGTATTGAATAGTGATGTTCAATACATTGATATTTTGCAAAAAGAAAATGTATGCCAAGCTGTATTTTTTCTTAATAATGGAATTCAATATGTACACATAGGGATAAACACCAGGGACTTCCATTGGGCAACTTCTCACTCTTTCAGTGCCAGTAATGTAGTCTACAGGTGAATACTGCACAAGTTCTCGACACGAAAAACTAAACAAGATGAAACCGGCCATCAATCGTGATATGAGTACCATAGTTTGCACATATGATGTAGCACCGGCGTCTTTGCAGAGATGCCAACTTACTCACCGTCCTGGCCGAGTCGTGTCTTCTCCCGCACTCCACCAGCCATCCATGTGTGCTGacgcctccttcccctcccgggcccCGTACATGCTGCATAGGGTTCAAGGGAGTACACCTAAGACGCGCACATGCACGcacactggccctcctcttaaagatCCAGCGTGCTATttgcaggaaatgcctctcagcctatggctaaaGCTCACTTTAaaagctgcaatatcgttaccgatatcgctagcgagcgtacccgcccccatcacaaatcgctgcctgtggtgcacaacatcgcttacacccgtcacatggacttaccttccctgcgacgtcgctgtggccggcgatccgcctcctttctaagggggcggtttgtgtggcgtcacagcgacgtcacacggcagctgtcaaataacagaggaggggcggagatgagcggccagaacatgccgcctacctcctttcttcctcattgccggtggacgcaggtaaggggatgttcgccgctcctgcggtctcacaaatagcgatgtgtgatgccgcagaaacgaggaacaaccagcggcaagccccaccaacgatattatgaaaaagagcgacatgtcaacaatcaacgattttttacatttttgcgatcgttgatcgtcgctccttggtgtcacacgctgcgatgtcgttaacgacgccggatgtgcgtcactaacgacgtgaccccgacgatatatcgttagcgatgttgcagcatgtaaaccaccctttagaggcacagtgtatttaaggcatcttcccattaggggaggtgcctgcgcaacgccTCTAGTTAttctccagtctgctacctagctagttgtcagatcccATTTCCCATGtcagtcacctgtacctgccttcccacacCTGTCTGTCTTTGCCATGCCCACTTTCCTGTCCATACCCACCAGtctagcctgcctcagtcaccctgcctgtaccGGTCTACTcctgagtccatcacctgtcctgggggttagctgccacagtcccggtcactgccctgggagtggtacctggcgtttgCCTTGCagtgggcacttagttaagccactaccactaaagggtaagcccatgtCCCCCCCTGTGGTCTAATGGATCTACTAATCCCACTTGCTGCTCCAACACCGGCCGAGAGTGTTACATATGGTATATATGCGCTTGAAAAGAATGAGATTCCCTCCTGGACATTGCTTTTGGTAAATGTTCTGCAGTCTACCAGTTCTGATCCATTTGCAAAGATTTACTTGGTCAGTAAGAAAAGTGTGTTCTCTCCTTTCAGCTGCTCGACTTGTCAGGAAACCTGTTATCCTATGTCCCACCGGACCTCCCGGAGAGTCTAGAATACCTGTATCTTCAGAGTAACAAGATCTCTACCATCCCCGACAGCGCGTTTCAGTCAACTCCTAACCTAAAGGGAATTTTCCTTCGGTAAGACAATGTAGACCTGTTTTTCCCCAACTACAGTTCTCAAGGCCCACCaacgttttcaggatttccttagtattgtacaAGTGTTGGACTCTTcatctgtgcaggtgattaaactaTCATctctgcaatactaaggaaatcctgaacataTGTAATGTTGGTGGCTCccaaggactggagttggggaacactgatgtAGAGCGTTCTTATTAAATACACAGTATTACATTGGGTTTCCTAAGCAAATCTTCTCTGCCAGGTTCAATACGCTAACTCCGCAGTCAGTGATGGAATCCGCCTTCGAGGGACTGGAAAAGTTGCAAGTCTTAGACATTGAGAACAATCTCGCTTTCAAGGTCACCAAGAAGCAAAAGGAGGAAGAAACAGAAAAAGATGATTAAGACCAACAACAATTGTGGCaagtattaatattattaatataacTCTGGACATACTTCTGATGGAGGTCATTGAGTATTGTGGCCTCATTCTatgtttttcttcttttatttgcaGTTAATCTGGCATTATGATAATAAGGTGACCCCCAGCCCCACCCGGAAAGAAGAAAAATTAAGACACTGCCTGATGCACAACATTCCTATTTTTTAGGATCTACTTTCTATGACTTCTCCCCTAGCTTTGATGAGCATTTTttcggcaaaaaaaataaaaaaaaaaattaagaagactAATTCAATCAATATGAGAGAAGTGTCCTCTATGAATTCTGCAAAAGCTGGCTtttgttatattttatattttatttctggttTATAGATAAATCAGTAGATGGTTGAAGCTTCAGTTCTCCTGGACAAGCAGAATCATGTTACTGAAGTGTGCAGTAATACGGACGGCGTAAATTATTTTTATAGCTTAACATCATTCTTCTGAAAGTCTTTCCATATATTGGTAATTTTTACAAGATATGCAAAAACATTTATAGACTTTATGATTATGTATGAGGGTGAAGTTCCAGGAATGCCAATTAAAATTGTCTGCCTGGGGAAACAGCGGGATACAAGATCTTCAGGTACAGTAATGGGCACGTCACTCACCCCACTTACCCTGCATCCAAAAAGGATATGGCTGAAAATGAGAAAGGAGACTGTGCAGTTGAAGTAAATTATATTATGTACAGCGCATGGCCACTCAATATCTGGAGAGGAGCAGTGGGTGTAGGTATACAGCTCTACAGGTCCCTACAACTAAATT
It encodes the following:
- the PODN gene encoding podocan, producing MRLSSLAFLFTLLLIFSHGVWGEDEEEEEEEEEEEDYEEEILTFVTAAPSECPTDCTCTQEGVVNCAGVDLKEFPVDLPEFTNHLSLQNNRIEEIPPEDLIRLHRLETLNLQNNRLTSRGLSDDLFEQLEHLNYLYLANNKLTLAPRLLPSSLVSADFAANYITKIYGMTFGHKPNLRSVYLHNNKLTDAGLPDNVFNQSDNVEILIMSSNFLRHVPKHLPPALYKLHMKNNRLEKIPVGAFSNLLGLRELYLQDNFLSNEGMNNETFMNLNRLEYLDLSSNNLTHIPSGLPRNIVILHLEKNSIRNISNNVLTQIRNLEYLLLHNNKLRARGIHPAAFNGLKKLHTLHMYNNLLEKIPFGLPRRVKTLMLLHNQITGISKDDFATTYLLEDLNLRYNKIISSSVHRDAFRKLRLLKTLELSGNYLRSVPHGLPRNLEILRLNDNEISSIPQDTLTGMSKLKELYMKNNKLKISSIYTGAWVELTSLQLLDLSGNLLSYVPPDLPESLEYLYLQSNKISTIPDSAFQSTPNLKGIFLRFNTLTPQSVMESAFEGLEKLQVLDIENNLAFKVTKKQKEEETEKDD